The Candidatus Omnitrophota bacterium genome includes a window with the following:
- a CDS encoding trehalose-6-phosphate synthase, with amino-acid sequence MWTKTDLQNFIQDKLGDYLFIAVSNRQPYVHVHKKGKVECQRGVGGVISALDPIMQACRGTWVAFGSGDADRSVSGPNGEITVPPHDPSYTLRRIWLTKEEELGYYHGYSNNVLWPLCHLAFQRPLFRQEDWEYYKSVNRKFAKAVIEEIGGRKAFVWIQDYHLCLLPQYLKEMAPKQLITAHFWHVPWPSYEIFRICPQREELLNGLLANDLIGFHIRYHCHNFLDVIDREMESKIDRERFSVVRSGHETLIRPYPISVDFEGIAQRAGSAEVKALEESLRGDYDLAGKKVLIGLDRIDYTKGIPEKILAVDRLLERYPDLRGKLVFLQIGVISRLHTQPYKDLNDQINAMVEDVNWKYSTDSWRPVIFVRDHFSLPKLLALYRISDAALVASLHDGMNLVAKEYVASRTDEGGMLVLSQFTGAARELTDAVLVNPYDREEFCEGIYKALTLSEEDRARRMGKMRETIRTANIYRWAGKIISELLKFEFKE; translated from the coding sequence ATGTGGACAAAGACGGACCTTCAAAATTTCATCCAGGACAAGCTCGGCGATTATCTCTTCATCGCCGTCTCCAACCGCCAGCCCTACGTGCATGTCCATAAAAAAGGCAAGGTGGAATGCCAGCGCGGGGTCGGCGGGGTCATCAGCGCGCTGGACCCGATCATGCAGGCCTGCCGCGGGACCTGGGTGGCTTTCGGCAGCGGGGACGCCGACCGCTCCGTCTCGGGGCCCAACGGGGAAATCACCGTTCCCCCCCACGACCCTTCGTACACTCTCCGGAGAATCTGGCTTACCAAAGAGGAAGAGCTTGGGTATTATCACGGTTATTCCAACAATGTCCTCTGGCCGCTGTGCCACCTGGCCTTCCAGAGGCCCCTCTTCCGGCAGGAGGACTGGGAATATTACAAAAGCGTCAACCGGAAATTCGCCAAGGCGGTCATCGAGGAGATCGGGGGCCGAAAGGCCTTTGTCTGGATCCAGGATTATCATCTCTGTCTTCTTCCCCAATACCTGAAGGAGATGGCTCCCAAGCAGCTCATCACCGCCCATTTTTGGCATGTCCCCTGGCCGAGCTATGAGATCTTCCGTATCTGCCCGCAACGGGAGGAGCTCCTCAACGGGCTTCTGGCCAATGATCTGATCGGCTTTCATATCCGTTACCACTGCCACAATTTTCTCGACGTCATCGACCGCGAGATGGAAAGCAAGATCGACCGGGAGCGGTTTTCCGTCGTGCGTTCCGGGCACGAGACCCTGATCCGCCCGTATCCGATCAGCGTGGATTTCGAGGGGATCGCCCAGAGGGCCGGATCGGCGGAGGTCAAGGCCCTGGAAGAGTCCCTGCGCGGCGATTATGACTTGGCCGGCAAAAAAGTCCTGATCGGCCTGGACCGCATCGATTACACCAAAGGGATCCCGGAAAAGATCCTGGCCGTGGACCGTTTGCTGGAGCGTTACCCCGACCTGCGGGGAAAGCTCGTCTTTCTGCAGATCGGCGTGATCAGCCGTTTGCACACGCAGCCGTACAAGGACCTGAACGACCAGATCAACGCGATGGTTGAGGATGTAAACTGGAAATATTCAACGGACAGCTGGCGCCCGGTGATTTTTGTGCGGGACCATTTTTCTCTGCCCAAGCTGCTGGCCCTTTATCGCATCAGCGACGCCGCGCTGGTGGCCTCCCTGCATGACGGGATGAACCTGGTCGCCAAGGAATACGTGGCCAGCCGGACGGACGAGGGGGGGATGCTGGTCCTGAGCCAGTTCACCGGGGCCGCGCGGGAATTGACGGACGCCGTCCTGGTCAACCCGTATGACCGCGAGGAATTCTGCGAGGGGATTTACAAGGCCCTGACGTTGTCCGAAGAGGACCGGGCGCGGCGGATGGGCAAAATGCGCGAGACGATCCGCACGGCCAACATTTACCGCTGGGCCGGGAAAATTATTTCGGAACTGCTGAAATTCGAGTTCAAGGAATAA
- the cas2 gene encoding CRISPR-associated endonuclease Cas2, protein MRRTRFLVCYDISHPKRLYRVAKTLEGYGSRLQLSVFECPLDKLRLAELKAELSDILQNDEDQVLFVSLGSESSEASLIIEALGLPYVGRTRVTII, encoded by the coding sequence ATGAGGCGAACGAGATTCCTGGTTTGTTATGATATTTCCCATCCCAAGCGTTTGTATCGTGTGGCCAAAACGCTTGAAGGGTATGGCAGTCGTTTACAGTTGTCTGTTTTCGAGTGCCCCTTGGATAAACTGCGGTTGGCCGAGCTAAAGGCGGAACTTTCCGATATCCTGCAAAATGATGAGGATCAGGTCTTGTTTGTTTCCTTGGGTAGCGAATCGTCGGAAGCCAGTTTGATTATTGAAGCGTTGGGGCTGCCGTATGTGGGGCGGACGCGTGTCACCATTATTTGA
- the cas1 gene encoding CRISPR-associated endonuclease Cas1, which translates to MSDVPLPTQSNLESQPPLPIRRLHNFLYCPRLFYYQWVENIFQENADTVEGSRVHRNVDKPSRLENVKELELPEGSSIRSLRLESETLGLVGMVDIIEGGSEGAILVDYKKGSARRDEQGERVAKEPDAMQVIAQAMLLREHGIQVKEAFVYYAAEKRRVPVDISEERMQECRAKILEAKAVAASGQCPPPLKDDPRCLYCSAYPICLPGESGFWQVSREESVDIKRAPRPENDEGEVLVVQTPGAQVGLRGGQIIVSVKEEVIRKLPSRQVRAVYLYGAVQVTAQAAQDFLEHDVDVSFFAPSGRFLGLLRGLPASGVDARRGQYRLFEQPVVCLKMAREMIRAKIHNQRVMLMRNSEPPQRVLDQIGELRDKAAEAENVEGLLGLEGMAAALYFEHFGRMFKADEKLTFDFSSRNRRPPRDPVNAILSLGYSMLCKELTGICHTVGLDPFLGVMHQPRYGRPALALDLMEEFRPLIVDSVAVSLVNRGEVTGDDFVMSASGVFLNDRGRRAFWESYSRRMDTEVSHPQFGYKMTYRRMLEVQARQMWRFVRGEAGGYVGFTTR; encoded by the coding sequence ATGAGCGACGTCCCTTTACCAACCCAATCCAACCTTGAATCCCAACCCCCGCTTCCTATCCGTCGTCTCCACAATTTCCTCTACTGTCCCCGTTTGTTTTATTACCAATGGGTCGAGAATATTTTTCAGGAAAACGCCGACACGGTGGAGGGTTCCCGCGTCCACCGCAATGTCGATAAACCGTCGCGCTTGGAGAATGTGAAGGAGCTTGAGTTGCCGGAAGGATCAAGTATTCGCTCGCTGCGGTTGGAGAGCGAGACGCTTGGGCTTGTCGGCATGGTTGACATTATCGAAGGCGGTTCCGAAGGCGCTATTTTGGTGGACTACAAAAAGGGGTCGGCGCGACGTGATGAGCAAGGCGAGCGGGTCGCCAAGGAACCTGATGCCATGCAGGTGATTGCCCAGGCGATGTTGCTGCGCGAGCACGGAATTCAGGTTAAAGAAGCGTTTGTCTATTATGCTGCGGAAAAACGTCGCGTTCCGGTAGATATTTCAGAGGAACGAATGCAGGAGTGCCGCGCGAAGATCCTCGAAGCAAAAGCCGTGGCAGCGAGCGGCCAATGCCCACCGCCATTAAAAGACGATCCGCGCTGTTTGTATTGTTCCGCGTATCCTATTTGTTTGCCAGGGGAATCCGGGTTTTGGCAAGTTTCGAGAGAAGAATCAGTTGATATCAAGAGGGCCCCGCGTCCGGAGAATGATGAGGGAGAGGTCCTTGTGGTCCAAACGCCCGGCGCACAGGTCGGATTGCGAGGAGGGCAAATCATTGTGAGCGTGAAGGAAGAAGTTATCCGCAAATTACCGTCTCGTCAAGTGCGGGCTGTTTATCTTTACGGAGCGGTGCAAGTGACGGCACAGGCGGCGCAGGATTTTCTTGAGCATGACGTTGACGTTTCATTTTTCGCGCCGTCCGGACGCTTTCTTGGGCTTTTACGGGGTCTCCCCGCCTCGGGCGTGGATGCGCGGCGGGGGCAGTATCGTTTGTTTGAACAGCCCGTTGTTTGTCTCAAGATGGCCCGTGAAATGATTCGCGCAAAAATTCATAATCAGCGGGTCATGTTAATGCGTAACAGCGAACCGCCGCAGCGCGTACTGGATCAAATAGGGGAGTTGAGAGATAAGGCGGCAGAGGCCGAGAATGTGGAGGGGCTTTTGGGACTTGAAGGAATGGCGGCGGCGCTTTATTTTGAGCATTTTGGCCGGATGTTCAAAGCGGATGAAAAATTGACCTTTGATTTTTCGTCCCGCAACCGCCGTCCGCCGCGCGATCCGGTTAACGCGATTCTTTCGTTGGGTTACAGCATGTTATGCAAGGAGTTGACGGGGATTTGTCACACCGTTGGTTTGGATCCGTTTTTAGGTGTCATGCATCAGCCGCGTTATGGCCGTCCGGCATTGGCCTTGGACCTCATGGAAGAATTTCGGCCGCTTATCGTAGATAGCGTGGCTGTTAGCTTAGTAAATCGGGGAGAAGTAACAGGGGATGATTTTGTTATGAGTGCGTCCGGTGTCTTCTTGAATGATCGCGGGCGGCGGGCTTTTTGGGAGTCCTATAGCCGGAGAATGGACACTGAAGTTTCCCATCCACAGTTTGGGTACAAGATGACCTATCGGCGCATGCTGGAAGTCCAGGCAAGGCAGATGTGGCGGTTTGTGAGGGGGGAGGCGGGGGGGTATGTCGGATTTACAACACGATGA